One part of the Theropithecus gelada isolate Dixy chromosome 5, Tgel_1.0, whole genome shotgun sequence genome encodes these proteins:
- the LOC112624908 gene encoding putative uncharacterized protein WWC2-AS2, giving the protein MPRAPLAPQGRSGVVGKRQAPGARPWVRDGGASAGRLALGDLGGDRGLRGGKRRNSRPAPESPAPLPEPPAAPSRPGAPGAGPRRLPVPGLPYWVRGSWPWTRPKSSPFRSAVRPRMSPHRSPAVARRCGRPRRRDPRRRRTSALRRP; this is encoded by the coding sequence ATGCCCCGAGCCCCTCTGGCACCCCAAGGGCGGTCCGGGGTGGTAGGAAAACGCCAAGCCCCGGGAGCGCGTCCGTGGGTCCGGGACGGCGGGGCCTCCGCAGGGCGCCTGGCCCTTGGTGACCTCGGCGGAGACCGCGGGCTGCGCGGCGGAAAGCGGAGGAACTCCCGTCCGGCCCCAGAGTCGCCCGCGCCGCTCCCGGAGCCACCCGCCGCCCCTTCGCGTCCGGGCGCTCCAGGCGCGGGGCCCCGGAGGCTCCCGGTCCCTGGCCTCCCCTACTGGGTTCGGGGCAGTTGGCCGTGGACGCGCCCCAAGTCCAGTCCCTTCCGTTCAGCCGTCCGCCCCAGGATGTCCCCCCACCGCAGCCCCGCCGTGGCCAGGAGGTGTGGGCGGCCACGCCGGAGGGACCCACGGCGGCGCCGGACGTCAGCCCTTCGTAGGCCCTGA